A DNA window from Brassica napus cultivar Da-Ae chromosome C1, Da-Ae, whole genome shotgun sequence contains the following coding sequences:
- the LOC125579837 gene encoding uncharacterized protein LOC125579837, which translates to MSTPHCSFSLRYVLEKDKLNGSNFLEWYRNLRIVLKQEKKDYVLEKVLPEKPKTNVQHAERTAYDKHVSDRVDVCCLMLATMNSDLQKQYENVDSPIDMITSLKGMFQEQARTERYQTVKSLIECKLPIDGPVSPHVIKMMGYIDNLAKLDCPISQELATDFILQSLPSSYDQFVMNYNMNNLTKTLTELHGMLKTAEPNIKKDTPNVLMVQGGNKFKKQGKNKGKGKSGWIANPSKLEPSPKFKSGPSNVDKCHYCNGSGH; encoded by the coding sequence ATGTCAACTCCCCACTGTTCATTCTCATTACGATATGTCCTTGAGAAGGACAAATTGAATGGGTCAAACTTCCTTGAATGGTATCGAAACCTGAGAATTGTTCTCAAACAGGAGAAAAAGGACTATGTCCTAGAGAAGGTTCTTCCTGAAAAACCTAAGACCAATGTCCAACATGCTGAAAGAACTGCTTATGATAAGCATGTCAGTGATAGGGTCGATGTGTGTTGTCTTATGTTGGCAACCATGAACTCAGATTTGCAGAAGCAATATGAGAACGTGGATTCACCAATTGACATGATCACTAGCCTGAAAGGTATGTTTCAGGAGCAAGCTCGAACTGAGAGATACCAAACGGTTAAGTCTCTCATTGAGTGCAAGCTACCAATAGATGGTCCAGTTAGTCCACATGTCATCAAGATGATGGGTTATATTGATAACTTGGCTAAGTTGGATTGTCCTATCAGCCAAGAGTTGGCGACTGATTTCATTCTACAGTCATTGCCGTCAAGCTATGATCAGTTTGTTATGAACTACAACATGAACAACTTGACAAAGACTTTGACTGAGTTGCATGGGATGCTTAAAACAGCTGAACCCAACATCAAGAAGGATACCCCAAATGTTCTTATGGTACAAGGGGGTAACAAGTTTAAGAAACAAGGTAAGAACAAAGGAAAGGGTAAGTCAGGCTGGATTGCGAATCCAAGCAAGCTTGAGCCTTCTCCTAAGTTTAAGTCGGGTCCTTCTAATGTTGATAAGTGCCATTATTGTAATGGTTCTGGACATTGA